A single genomic interval of Mycolicibacterium sp. MU0053 harbors:
- a CDS encoding DinB family protein gives MGAFGVVLDDERTQLDAFVEEYRAKFERALDGLTEEQARRRLVPSATTVLGLVKHVTWMQRVWFEECVGGRTRRELGLVASVDESFRLTDDDTIASVTAAYLTACATARTRVADLPLEMVAVGHRAGPRTLRWVYLQVLRELAQHCGHADILREQLLTG, from the coding sequence ATGGGTGCGTTCGGGGTAGTGCTGGACGACGAACGCACCCAGCTCGACGCGTTTGTCGAGGAGTACCGGGCCAAGTTCGAGCGGGCCCTGGACGGCCTCACCGAGGAGCAGGCTCGTCGTCGGCTCGTCCCGTCGGCCACGACGGTGCTCGGACTGGTCAAGCACGTGACGTGGATGCAGCGAGTGTGGTTCGAGGAATGCGTGGGCGGCCGAACCCGTCGGGAACTCGGGCTGGTGGCGAGCGTGGACGAGTCCTTCCGGCTGACCGACGACGACACCATCGCATCGGTCACAGCGGCGTATCTGACGGCCTGCGCGACGGCCCGAACGCGGGTGGCGGACCTGCCGCTGGAAATGGTCGCGGTCGGCCATCGCGCCGGGCCGCGCACGCTGCGCTGGGTGTACTTGCAGGTCCTGCGCGAACTGGCCCAGCACTGCGGGCACGCCGACATCCTGCGCGAACAATTGCTGACCGGCTGA
- a CDS encoding hemophore-related protein, protein MKTKIFLTTGVAAAAVLLSGGTAAAQPDVEAIVTSTCSYPQVVSALGATSPGVAAELESSMLATGWIQNLLAAGPDERRSMLAQLEAYPQLNEYTSVINSVAYSCQNY, encoded by the coding sequence ATGAAGACCAAGATCTTTCTCACCACCGGCGTGGCGGCTGCCGCGGTCCTGCTCAGCGGCGGCACCGCCGCGGCGCAGCCCGATGTGGAAGCGATCGTGACTTCGACGTGTTCGTATCCGCAGGTCGTGAGCGCGCTGGGGGCGACCTCGCCCGGGGTGGCCGCCGAACTCGAGTCAAGCATGCTGGCCACCGGCTGGATCCAGAACCTGTTGGCGGCCGGCCCGGATGAGCGGCGTTCGATGCTCGCTCAACTAGAGGCGTACCCCCAGCTCAACGAGTACACCTCGGTGATCAATTCGGTGGCCTACAGCTGCCAGAACTACTGA
- a CDS encoding lytic murein transglycosylase, producing MTTHHPDRARRRTTVLAVTVLLALAGCSQPAVPPAETTATAAAPRPAAEPAPRRPASEPARLADDLVADELALRDPSSSEAVLLAAAYRQQLAYRELGRHPEWDAIARPRVPAALLEVYDHNVGARRELTAMSRGTTRTTLPPWRIGAPPPADELLGYYRAAESAHGVGWNYLAAINLIETGLGRIEGTSTAGAQGPMQFLPSTFAAYGAGGDIHSHRDAITAAARYLAANGFVRDRDHAVYRYNNSMNYVRAVTHYAAALAADPAAFNGFHRWDVYYNTISGDVLLPVGYVADAPIPVAEYLDRQPR from the coding sequence ATCACAACGCACCACCCGGATCGAGCGAGACGGCGGACCACTGTCCTTGCTGTCACAGTCCTGCTCGCCCTGGCCGGTTGTTCGCAGCCGGCCGTGCCCCCGGCGGAGACCACCGCCACCGCGGCCGCGCCGCGACCTGCGGCCGAACCCGCGCCGCGGCGGCCCGCGTCGGAGCCTGCGCGGCTGGCCGACGACCTGGTGGCCGACGAACTGGCGCTACGTGACCCGTCCTCGTCGGAGGCGGTGCTGTTGGCAGCGGCCTACCGTCAGCAACTGGCCTACCGCGAACTGGGACGACACCCGGAGTGGGACGCGATCGCGCGTCCGCGTGTCCCGGCGGCGCTGCTCGAGGTCTACGACCACAACGTCGGTGCGCGCCGTGAACTGACGGCGATGAGTAGGGGTACGACGAGGACGACGCTGCCACCGTGGCGCATCGGGGCGCCCCCGCCGGCCGACGAGTTGCTCGGCTACTACCGCGCGGCGGAATCGGCCCACGGTGTCGGCTGGAATTACCTGGCGGCGATCAACTTGATCGAGACCGGTCTGGGTCGCATCGAGGGGACGAGCACCGCCGGCGCGCAGGGGCCCATGCAGTTCCTGCCCTCGACGTTCGCCGCCTACGGTGCGGGCGGCGACATCCATTCACACCGCGACGCGATCACGGCGGCCGCCCGCTATCTCGCGGCCAATGGGTTTGTCCGGGACCGCGATCATGCCGTGTACCGCTACAACAATTCGATGAACTACGTGCGGGCGGTCACCCACTACGCCGCCGCGCTGGCCGCGGATCCCGCCGCCTTCAACGGCTTTCACCGATGGGATGTCTACTACAACACGATCTCCGGCGACGTGCTGCTGCCCGTGGGCTACGTCGCCGACGCGCCGATCCCGGTTGCGGAATACCTTGACCGACAGCCACGCTGA